A DNA window from Pseudomonas wuhanensis contains the following coding sequences:
- a CDS encoding DUF1652 domain-containing protein: MFLSTLEIQNIIEHSFLPAVCTCSMEADQSLTIRVCDCMTGKVDLVATHVPVWTLDSPHAIASLVADMRQEIEAHKGIHPPFYR; the protein is encoded by the coding sequence ATGTTCCTTTCAACCCTGGAAATTCAAAACATCATTGAACATAGTTTTTTGCCCGCTGTGTGCACTTGCAGCATGGAGGCAGACCAGTCTCTGACAATACGGGTCTGCGATTGCATGACCGGGAAAGTGGATCTGGTGGCCACCCATGTTCCGGTATGGACACTGGATAGCCCCCACGCGATCGCGTCGCTAGTGGCTGACATGCGGCAAGAAATCGAGGCTCACAAAGGCATTCACCCTCCGTTTTACCGCTGA
- the rhtA gene encoding threonine/homoserine exporter RhtA produces MNDHPRSLASTLFSVGLLLIAMASIQSGASLAKSMFPVIGAQGTTTLRLIFASVIMLLLLRPWRAKLTAKSLRTVIVYGMALGGMNFLFYMSLRTVPLGIAVALEFTGPLAVAIYASRRAIDFLWIALAALGLLLLIPTGATSAGIDLVGAGYALGAGVCWALYILFGQKAGADNGVQTAALGVMIAALFVAPIGIVHAGAALLTPSLIPVAIGVAILSTALPYTLEMVALTRIPARTFGTLMSIEPAIGALSGLLFLQEYLSLSQWMAILCIILASVGATLTMGSTAKPAVAAD; encoded by the coding sequence ATGAATGATCACCCCCGCAGCCTTGCCTCGACCCTGTTCTCGGTTGGCCTGCTCTTGATAGCCATGGCATCGATCCAGTCCGGAGCTTCCCTGGCCAAAAGCATGTTCCCGGTTATCGGTGCTCAAGGAACGACCACCCTGCGATTGATCTTTGCCAGTGTGATCATGCTGCTGCTATTGCGCCCATGGCGAGCGAAGCTCACTGCGAAATCCCTGCGCACCGTCATCGTCTACGGAATGGCGTTGGGCGGCATGAACTTCCTCTTCTATATGTCCTTGCGCACCGTCCCTCTGGGTATCGCCGTAGCCCTGGAGTTCACCGGCCCATTGGCAGTCGCTATTTATGCCTCACGTCGAGCGATCGACTTTCTATGGATCGCTCTGGCAGCCTTGGGTTTACTGCTATTGATTCCGACAGGCGCCACGAGCGCAGGCATCGATCTGGTCGGCGCAGGTTATGCCCTGGGTGCTGGCGTCTGCTGGGCGTTGTACATCCTGTTCGGCCAGAAGGCCGGTGCTGATAATGGGGTGCAGACCGCAGCATTGGGCGTGATGATTGCCGCCCTGTTCGTAGCGCCCATCGGCATTGTCCACGCTGGCGCCGCGTTACTGACACCCTCGTTGATTCCCGTGGCCATCGGGGTCGCCATTCTGTCCACCGCCCTGCCTTATACCCTGGAGATGGTCGCGCTCACACGGATTCCAGCCCGAACCTTCGGTACGTTGATGAGCATCGAACCTGCGATTGGCGCGCTGTCCGGCCTGTTGTTCCTCCAGGAATACCTTTCCCTGTCACAGTGGATGGCTATCCTGTGCATCATTCTGGCTTCCGTCGGCGCGACCCTGACCATGGGGAGTACCGCCAAGCCTGCGGTCGCAGCGGATTGA
- the mrdA gene encoding penicillin-binding protein 2 has protein sequence MPEPIPIKDHEKETRLVNKRLMACALFVVAITCALVVRLYVLQVVEYDYHSTISENNRVHVLPIAPTRGLIYDRNGVLLADNRPSFNLTITRERASDVKEELDDVVNLLHLPSEDRTLFDKAMKQARHPFVPVTLFYELSEEQIAVLAVNEFRLPGIDVEPQFVRHYPMGAHFAHSIGYVGRINEKESKALDTVEYRGTQSIGKTGIEKFYESELHGHVGYEEVETNAQGRVLRVLKHTDPVPGKNIVLSLDVKLQETAEEALGDRRGSVVALDPSTGEVLAMVSKPSFDPNMFVTGISFKEYAALHDSIDRPLFNRVLRGLYAPGSTIKPEVAIAGLDAGVVTPQTRVFDPGYYQLPDFDHKYRNWNHSGDGWVDMDAAIMRSNDTYFYDLAHKLGIDRLHDYMAMFGLGEKVSLDMFEESAGLMPSQAWKRATRRQPWFPGETVILGIGQGYMQVTPLQLAQATALIANKGVWNRPHLAKTVDGVAPVDEHPMPNILLKDPRDWDQVNHGMQMVMHDARGIARAAAAGAQYRIAGKSGTAQVVAIKQGERYNRAKTLERNRDNALFVGFAPAEHPKIVISVMIENGEAGGRVAGPVVRQIMDAWLLDQDGHLKPQYAVPSKTPGDPQV, from the coding sequence ATGCCTGAACCGATACCGATCAAGGACCACGAAAAAGAGACGCGCCTGGTCAATAAAAGACTGATGGCCTGCGCCTTGTTCGTCGTCGCTATTACCTGCGCGCTGGTGGTGCGGTTGTATGTTCTGCAGGTGGTCGAGTACGACTACCACTCGACGATCTCCGAAAACAACCGTGTACATGTATTGCCGATCGCCCCTACCCGTGGGTTGATTTATGACCGCAACGGCGTGCTTCTGGCGGACAACCGGCCCAGTTTCAACCTGACCATCACCCGCGAACGCGCCTCCGACGTCAAAGAAGAGCTGGATGACGTGGTCAACCTCCTGCACCTGCCTTCTGAAGACCGCACGCTGTTCGACAAGGCGATGAAGCAGGCTCGACACCCCTTCGTGCCCGTCACCTTGTTCTATGAACTCAGCGAAGAACAGATTGCGGTGTTGGCAGTCAACGAGTTCCGCTTGCCCGGGATCGATGTAGAGCCACAATTCGTTCGCCACTACCCGATGGGCGCACACTTTGCCCATTCGATCGGTTACGTCGGCCGTATCAACGAGAAAGAATCCAAAGCCCTGGATACGGTGGAATACCGTGGCACCCAATCCATCGGCAAGACCGGCATCGAGAAATTCTACGAGTCCGAGTTGCACGGCCATGTGGGTTATGAAGAAGTCGAGACCAACGCTCAAGGCCGCGTGCTGCGAGTGCTCAAACACACCGATCCGGTCCCCGGTAAAAATATCGTACTGAGCCTAGACGTCAAACTTCAGGAAACTGCCGAGGAGGCGTTGGGCGATCGCCGTGGCTCGGTGGTTGCTCTCGACCCGTCGACCGGTGAAGTGCTGGCCATGGTCAGTAAGCCAAGCTTCGACCCGAACATGTTCGTGACGGGAATCAGCTTCAAGGAGTACGCGGCGCTGCACGATTCCATCGACCGGCCGCTGTTCAATCGTGTGCTGCGTGGTCTCTACGCCCCGGGCTCGACCATCAAGCCGGAAGTGGCGATTGCAGGCCTCGACGCCGGGGTGGTCACCCCGCAGACTCGCGTCTTCGATCCGGGTTATTACCAGCTACCGGATTTCGATCATAAGTACCGTAACTGGAACCACAGTGGCGATGGCTGGGTGGACATGGACGCGGCGATCATGCGCTCCAACGACACCTACTTCTACGATCTGGCGCACAAGCTGGGGATCGACCGTCTGCACGACTACATGGCGATGTTCGGACTTGGCGAGAAGGTCTCGCTGGACATGTTCGAAGAGTCTGCGGGGTTGATGCCATCCCAGGCCTGGAAACGCGCGACCCGCCGTCAGCCGTGGTTCCCCGGCGAAACAGTGATCCTCGGCATCGGCCAAGGCTACATGCAGGTCACCCCTTTGCAATTGGCCCAAGCCACCGCGCTGATCGCCAACAAAGGTGTATGGAACCGACCACACCTTGCCAAAACGGTGGATGGCGTAGCGCCGGTGGACGAGCATCCGATGCCGAACATCCTGCTCAAGGACCCGCGTGACTGGGATCAGGTCAACCATGGCATGCAGATGGTGATGCACGACGCTCGCGGGATTGCCCGAGCGGCAGCGGCGGGGGCTCAATACCGCATCGCCGGCAAGAGTGGTACGGCGCAAGTGGTGGCGATCAAGCAGGGTGAGCGCTACAACCGGGCGAAAACCCTGGAGCGCAACCGTGACAATGCCTTGTTCGTCGGATTCGCCCCGGCCGAACATCCGAAGATTGTCATCTCGGTCATGATCGAAAACGGCGAGGCCGGAGGTCGCGTTGCCGGTCCCGTGGTGCGGCAGATCATGGACGCCTGGCTGCTCGATCAGGACGGTCACCTGAAGCCGCAATACGCCGTGCCGAGCAAAACGCCGGGCGACCCTCAAGTCTGA
- a CDS encoding lysozyme inhibitor LprI family protein — protein sequence MHPRFLLALTPLLFTTMAHAVDCANANDQGTMNQCAAEQYKAADKELNTLYQQITKRLKDNPDAKKLLVSAQRNWVAFRDAECEFSTSTVSGGSVYPLIYSLCNTNLTKARVETFKRYLTCDEGDMSCPVPGA from the coding sequence ATGCACCCACGCTTTCTCCTGGCGCTGACGCCGCTGCTGTTCACCACCATGGCGCATGCCGTGGACTGTGCCAATGCGAACGACCAGGGCACCATGAATCAGTGCGCTGCCGAGCAATACAAAGCGGCTGATAAAGAGCTGAATACGCTTTACCAACAAATCACCAAACGATTGAAAGACAATCCCGATGCCAAGAAGCTGCTGGTCAGCGCGCAACGCAACTGGGTGGCGTTTCGTGATGCCGAGTGTGAGTTTTCGACCTCTACGGTGTCGGGCGGCAGTGTGTATCCGCTGATCTACAGCCTGTGCAACACCAACCTGACCAAGGCCCGCGTCGAAACCTTCAAACGCTACCTCACGTGTGATGAAGGCGATATGAGTTGTCCGGTGCCTGGGGCGTGA